From the Sardina pilchardus chromosome 11, fSarPil1.1, whole genome shotgun sequence genome, the window ttatATTATACTTTTTCATTAAAGAAACACAATCTTACCGTATACCCGGAGTTTTATCACCAGCTCAATATCAAGTTCAGTAGAAATTTCGGTTTCCATTCTGTAAGTGCCTGAGTTGCTCTCTTTGGTACTCTTGATGATGAGATTGCCACTGTGCCTGTCCAGCTGTAGTCTATCCTTAGCTTCTCCATAGTAAAATGTGCTAATGTTGCCACGAAAGCACACACTATTAACTATCAGGGTGGGTCTGCCATTAGAATGATAAAACCAGTAGATATTGCTGATGGAAGGCAATACTGTGTCAGGTTGGCCCAATATGGCAgtgtctccctctttcactaGTACTGTCTCAGGGTTGGGATGCGAAGAACCAAGGCAAACTAGGAAAACTGAAAAAATTAAACACATGTTTGAGTCACCAATAGTTATTgttggtttatactgtatagtCAAGATAGATCTATGGTACGTTtgatctttttttctgtgtctaGTAGCTATAATAACCCATgggatacagtatgtagtcCCATCAGCGACCGACAAGGGCAAGGCCCTGAAAACGCCTAGAAAATGCGACTCATTCTTCatcattcaatcattcaatAATGAGGCAACAACCTGTTGGTTTTGCATAAGGATACCAAACAGGCAAATGTGTAGTCTGTGCAGACGTTGGAACAAAAAAACCTGTTAATGCGTTGAAAAGGACGATGTGTGCATGACATATATCATGAATGCACCCACCCAGGCCAGGACCCTTCAAATCATCAAGTTGGACTCTCATTTCCTCCCTTACAAAAGTGAAATGTTTGCGGCAGATTTGCAACAAATTTGTGGGTGATTTATGGGAAACAAATGAAAATATTGGCAAAAGTTTGTCAATGTTGGCCGCTAGAGGCAAACTTCAagcaaagttctggcaacaTTGAATTTTGCCAGAACTTTGCCACTAGTTTTCCATAGTTGCAAATGTGTTCATCAGTGATTTGCTACCACACTTAGCCGATAATAGCAAACTTCAAGGGAACTTCTGGTGATGAACCTAATTTGCACATGATATTGCTGCAAATGTTCTGCAACATTACCAAGAGTTAACCgcaactgtttgccagaaacctaatttgcatgtgaaaatacGACCTTGCTGCAAATTTGCGGCAACTGTTCGCCAGAAACCTGAAATTTCTGTAAGGGCTCCCTATCTCCCCAGAGAAAATATTTCAAATTCTGGTTGCTAAACACACCATTTCTGTGGTGTGAGAGTCATTTGTCAATCGGGAAAGTCAACCTTGGTGACAATGTAGTGTTTCCCTTGTCCCTTGTCCCTTGTGCCTAAAATGCGATGGCATACACATTGCTagttttttaaatgacaatgaTAAAAGATAGCGTAGACATGGGCTACTGACTAGGGCAGGCTATTTGGCTGACTGCACATCAATCATCAGTCAAATCTGATCAGACTTTGGTTTCATGCCACAGGCATGTGAttcacttctgttttttttctttccttaaaACATTGTAGGCCTTTTCCCTTTCAACATGATAGTTGTGCATCACGTCTACCCAGAGTCTTAAGACAATTAACATTTCAATATAGTTAGTCACAgcaatcaaaataaataaaaaatagtcCACACAATCCTACAAAAAACTTTTAGCATCACTGACTAGTATCTTATAAGCAACCATAATGATCAAAAGGTCATGAAACATAGTCCACATACAATATTTGTGAaactactatttttttttaaccatattAGCTTCTTACCCGACATCAGCAAAGGCAGCGTCTCCATCTTCTCACCTTTCCAACTGAGTTACTTGAGTCAAATGAAAgtggaactgaactgaacatgtGACCTGTGGTTTACTGCAATGTGACTGGCAGAACCTCTTTCCTCTTTTGTCTGAATGTCACAGAATAGGGACGGAATAGTTTATCAATAACTCAAATAAACACCATATTCACAATATTGGCTTGTTCTGAAGAAGGTCAATACTttgaatattaatgtccatgtaaacattgTGACGTAGAGTATGAGGCAGTGACGTCCCATCTTTACAAGGGCGTAACTTTGGGTCttgggggggttaaacttgCAGCATATTAAtcaatctatttatttattgaataattttcttgtgtaaaaggtaacatgctaatttgccgTTCCTGTATAATAGAAATACATCAATACTTTtactgatttaggctacttaacgtAAATGCAGCTGTTCACTTGACTATTTATGCCATAATGTCATACAGTAGTAGTTAAATTCAGTGTTTAAGCACCAGCCAGCAGTGGCAGCTTCCACttaattgattgtgtgtgtgtgtgtgtgtgtgtgttcactatctCAATTGTTGTACCTCCTCTGtcgcctccttctccctctggtTACCTCTCTCTTATCATCTCCTtggccatctccctctctttccctcttctcctgaTATATAAAAATCTCAGTTAATGTTCAAATGGTTTGAGAGAGATGGTAAATCCTAAACCGTTTTGGAGAATTCCTTCACCAAAAAGTTTCAAAGCATTTTAAACACCTTTTACCCACTTACTAGCACATTACAGTGCAAgggtggagtggcccccggggaccaaacattttttttcccgtaaaactctactggggctacatgcccaccacgTTTCATGTGCCTCAGTGTTACAGTGTCCCAGAAattgttgaccaaaaattcaggaagtcgatgatgggagaaaaaaaaaaaactttgacaatctTGATATGATCGCTATACGCTAGCTGCAGTCATAATAAATAAGGAACTAAAAAGGAACTAAAAAGGTTAATGTCAAAGGTTTAAAACGGCCATCCTGAAGAGGTGGGTTTTTAACCTCCCTTTAAAAAGGTCAATACTGCCCGCAGACCTAACCTCCATGGATAGTGCATTCAACAGTTTGGGGGATGCAGCAGCAAACGCCCTATCGCCACAAGTCTTGAGGCAAGTGCGGGGTAGGGCAAACAGGTTGTGGTTGTTGGATCGGAGGGAGAGTGGAGAAGAGTGAGGGTGAATGAGGTTGCTGAGATAAACAGGAGACTGACAATGGAGGGCTCTAGCATAGGGACAGTTTTGCCCACGTCTGCATGTGAGACGcatgtcatatacagtatagccttcATAAGAGTTGTTTCATGATTGGCATGAAAACCTGACTGAAAGTTATCAGTAAAGCAGCCATTTGGTGAAGGCAATTAGGTGATTAacgattttttccccctataTTTTTGCCAATGAGTAGTAGATTGGATATGGCCCTGTATTTGACAAGGAAGCATGCAAATGTTGATGTCATAATTGAGAAGATATGATCTGATCAGTCTGATTtttatctattttacttttcaagttatctaaaatactttttgacagttgaaaatatttttttactattatttGTTGAATCTAcaggaatggttgaacatgcaTAAGATGTAATATGCTCTATCACACCATAGAGACATCACTGGACATGTACAAAGTGGAAGAGCAGGGTTTGGATTGGCTGAGAATCGGAAAGCATGGTtggtgtgttgggggtggcGGCAATCAGATTTGCTTCTGAACAAGAACAGTAGACGCTTCTCAAGAGGGTGAAGTCAGAACAGTAGACGCTCCTCAAGCAGGGAGAAGGCAGAGCAGTAGACGCTTCTCTGGCAGGGACAAGTCAGAGCAGTAGACGCTCCCCAACCAGGGAGAAGTCAGAGCAGTAGACGCTCCCCAACCAGGGAGAAGGCAGAGCAGTAGACGCTTCTCAAGCAGGGAGAAGTCAGAGCAGTGGATGGATGATGTTCAGAAGAGGACAGTCTGATGGATAGAGTGGTTGACCATGGATATTAACCTCATTGAATTCTTTGTTGTTCTACTATGCAGAACCTTAGTCAGTGGGTGGGTGAAGACGGAAGCTGCTAGTTGTGAGTGGGTAGTGGCTCATTAAAAACTATTCTGTCTGGTAAAATAGCTTTGCAATAGCTTGACCCAGGATTGCTACAAGTCAAgacataataaaataataataattaaagtaatggttgtgtttgtttgagaatAAACAGATTGAGGTTAACTTTGCCATTTAATGACTGAGATAGTAGAATGTATTTTTGCAAGGCCCACCCACACTGCTAGCGATAACCAGAAAGACTATACAATACTAATGACCATTTTAATCACCAAATCATATCAGTGTTTATGTCATCGTCATtatagtgtgtgttttgaatataGTTACCTGCCTAAATCAGATCAATggatcaagctattccagatGGAGTACTGTAGGGAATTGTGTGGAAGTACGTAGACAGGTGGAGCCAGGCTAAGTTCACACACCCAGTACATCTAAATCTATACCAACATTTTGAGAAAAGCCTTTTGCCTTGAAGGCAAAAGTAAGGTTTTCCCTTACTAAGGGTCTGAAACATGGATGCTTCTCTAAGCACTCTTCCCCCTATTGGACCTTTTCCCCTCGGTACTCTATCAGTATGCATTGTTCCGTTTTACACTACCGGCACTGTGTGTTGTATTGAGAGCAAGACAATTCCCACTTGCATACCAATGATtgccatattaaaacaaacggAATCCGCGGCTCTTGTGATGTTCCGTGGCTTCACCATCTGAAGCCTGCTGGAGCGCTAATCCCCACAGATGTTTAGGAAGTCACTTTGAGCATGCAGGTAATCGTTTGCCTCTGACGACGGGCCCCCAAAGCACTTCACGGCGCCTGCTGCTAATTACAAACAAAATGTGCCTGAGCCATATTAATTCAATGccagaaggaagagaagaggtggagcAGAGAAACAGCTTACAGGCCTGATATCattcctccttcccctctccctcctcctcctcctcctcctcctctggaggAGGAGACTAAGTGTGGTTGACACTGAATCCTGAAGAAACCCAAATATATTGATTGGGAATGGCTGTACAGGATGGATGGGGGCGGTGGTGGCAGCGGCGGGTGAGAGGGTGGCAGGAGGTTGGAGAGCCTGCGGAGCTCCACTCAGGGCACTGCTGCCTGGTGGCATGTGCATGGCTCGGCCCAGGCTGCCTGGGGAGAGAGTGCTGGagagttggtggtggtggagtgctggagagttggtggtggtggtggtggtggaggggtggtggtggtgtgtggggagTACAGAGCAAAGAGCTCTTGAATAATGCAGCTCTGTGGTGAGAAGTGGAGACCGCTGGGCCCGGGGCCCTGAAAGGCAGCTGTGCCTCTTACCCcctacccctacacacacacacacacacacacacacacacacacacacacacacacacacacatacacacacacagtgtcaaccacacacacacacacacacacatccagccgTGTCCAGCTTGACATGGAGTGTGATAATTATCCTCAGGTACTTTTCCAGTTTCTGAAGCCATGCACAGAGAAGGAAGTGGTGTCAGGAGAAATTTGTGGAGCACCACAAATGTACAAGGGCTTAAAACACAagccagagaggcatggggtcACAGACCCCCAAGGGTTAACcagctctcatctctctgtgggCTCCAGTGTCAGATAAACACGAGTTTAGCAGGCCACAGTAGTGAGAAGCCGACTTAAAGCGGGTCAACTCGTTTATGGGGGGGTTAGCTGCCATGCCGCGTGATGGGTTAACATACTCATAAGAGCTTTACTGACATCCAGCAGAGTGAAAGAAAACACATGGCAAACACCAGGGATCCCCTCAGACGAGTGCAGCGAACAGGGGCTCAAAAAAGCAGCAGTCATTTCACAGAGTGCGTTGGCCCCCGCGCTCATTATTGATCTGTCTGATTATTATTGAGCTTCAGAGGAAGTGGATTCTGGCAAGAGAACGGCTAGATGTCGGAGCCAGGAGAGGAGctgagggaaggatggagacaACGCGCGGGGAGGGAGGGGCCCCATCTATTCATTTATGACGGAGGTAATCCTTAATCCTTAAAAATTGATCACATAAAATCCCGGCGGCTGAGTGAGCGTGCGGTTCTTTGGCCTCTCTTGAGAGGGAACTTAAAGTGTGGGCTGATGAGTGCTAAGCCGGCGGAGGGCTCCCGCGGGACCAGGCCGCAATCCCAAAAAGCGCCGCTCCTTCGGTCCCGGGCCGGGGATGGCCGCCGCAGGAGCGAACCTGCTCCATATGGATGCGGAAACGTGCGCATGTGCTCTGATTATGCTGGAGGATTAGCAGATTACTGTAATCTGTCATCTGCGACATGTATCTGATACTCTGCTGGTGAAAGACGGGGCTAAGGAGTGGCAGGGCTTCGGCGCACAACACATCCGTCAGTGTTTCAAGGCCAAATCCCTTTTTTTTGCTGCAAAGGAGATCACACCCTTTAATCTGCTCTTTAGGGCACCCGgctttttgtgtttatgtgcactTTCAGTTTGGGAATCGGGGCCTCTTGATCCCTGCCTACATTAAGAGTAGAACAGAGCAATCCCCTTATTGGTCTGTGACAATATTTCATGTGACCCACAATAAGCTGTGGTTGTTAGGCAAAGAAGGCAGCCGTTTGTGTTGGAAGGGGGATCATGttcatggtgatggtggtggtggtggtggtggtggtgagggtggtgaggAAGGTGGGCATCATGAATGCAGTGCTTCAGTTTACCTGGAGTTTCTGTAAGCAGTAGTTTGTGTAAATTGTCTACTATAAGTACTCCCTCTTCTTATAGAGTCCACTCTCTAGTTTTAATCATCGTGATCGTGGCTGCGCAGCACTGCGATCAAGCTCAATCAAACATGATTACAGCATTTGTTGCGTTATGTGTCATGGAAAAGGAGTCGTGGAAAAGCATGACGGTTTTGCAAAACAGAACATTTACATGAGGGGGGGGGAAGGAAGTCAATTACCCTCTCTGAGTGATCACTTACTCCCCTGTAATGAAGTCTCGGCTTCTCTGTTGATTCAGGTGATGGAGTGGGAGACAATGGGGCAAGGAAAGAGATGAAGTGAGATGGAAAGATATTTTGTCTCCATTTTGTGAATGAAATTGGTAACTAAGTTTTGGATCTCGGAGGCATTCCCATTTTTtggtgtgttgtgagtgagtgtgtgtttgctttgtttcCTGTCAACAGTCTGGACAGAGTGAGGCCCAGCACTCAACAGCAGAGCCTTATTAATTTCATTTTGCTCACTGACGTCTCAGCACTGCTAGTTTAAGCCACACATTTGGCTTTACTGACTTGAAGGGCTTCACATTGTATTTCAGTGTCACTGATCTCCATTTGGGTAAATCAGTTTTGATAAAAACCTATAGTGGAGAAGGTGTTTCCATTGCATTATATTCACTTTAATTTCTTTTCCACAGCTACTAACCCATTTCTAGCTGTGAAGGTGAAGAGCTGTGAGCTGATGGCAGAGCGGCGCTCACTGAACCGGGTATGAGATCAAAGGCTGAGGTCCACTAGTCTCAAGAAAATGTGAGAGCATGTGGCATTGGAGCAGTGGGGCTACacaagcactctcacacacacacacacacacacacacacacacacaaatcaacccTGTGTCAGGCTCCACAGAagcatagagagaaagaaaggaaactcAAAAAAGAGGTGAAGGAACCGTCAAAGGGCAATTAATTGTGCATTTTCAGCCATCCTCCCAGCACCCGGTGCTGATACTCCTCAGCCTTTGTCCTCCCTGCTCCCGAtagtcctccatctctctcagcacCTGACCTGTTGGCCTGATCGCCATGATTCGCGACGACTAAGGACATGTTGCTCATAGGAGACATACCGTACAGTAGTCCTTGACCACTGTAAGCCCCTGGGCTTTTAATTAATCTCGACACAGCAATGACACAGCAATGCTTGCACCTGCGAGTAACATGGATTGACTCCTACATATCAACACGGTTTTGGAACTAGGGCACAAGCTGGGCTAGTTTCCTCTGCTTTTAGGGCACTTCGTGGCCTAGAGCTCGTTGATTTTTcaagagggagtgagtgagagagagagagagagatagacaggatgaggaacagagaatgagagagagatagacaggatgaggaacagagaatgagagagagatagacaggatgagggacagagaatgagagtgagcaagagagaggatgagggagatcAAGTGAGAGCAAAGTGTGCATGTtcatgagagagggaaagagagagggaagcagagagagggcgagggaaagagagaaagaaagagagagggaaatgtcatgaatatcatgGTGGAAGAGATGAAGACTGGTTGAAATGACAGCCAGAGATGTTTTATTCATCTCCATTTGGTATTGTGCTCATGCTGGCCCCTCACTTGGCATTTAACCTATCGGCAAACATGAGCGAGGTCCCGCGGACAGCGATCTGTGTGACATCgtgccgccaccgccgccgtgaCTCAGGGGCCTCCTGTTGCCGCGGCGACGctcccctctccgctcctctcgcCGCTCGCGGGAACTCATGAAACTTTCATGGCCATTACTGCGCCATTACAGGTCGCCACAATTAGACAGCCAGCTGAGCGCCGCACCCCACATTTCCCACCtatactatgcacacacacagtacatattcACACTGTACGAGGAAGCTCATTTTCAAGGTAATTTCTATTTTTTCCCCGAAAGAAATCTATATTCCTCATTCAAGGTAACAGGCTTATACCGCTGCCTTTGTTAACTCGCGACCGTGGAAGTGGTTTGCTGGTCACTGAGACCAATGCAGAATGGCTCCTCATAGCCACGATTATCACTAGAAAATGACCCATTTTACTGGAATGCTGCCATTGTGCTTCAAAATGATTTCTCTTTAAAGAAAAACTACATTATAACTGCcggggctttgtgtgtgtgtgtgtgtgtgtgtgtgtgtgtgtgtgttttatccagCTGCTTGAGAGACCTGTAGACTCTTTACCCGTGCATGCTGGCATATCAGTCTTTATCCAGCCCTGGCAGTGGACCATAATGCAGCCGAGGGACAAAGGGCCCGCACCACTACACCAACATTACTTGACCAGACTGCACATCTGATTATTGAAGCACAACCTGCTTCAGTCATCTTTTGTGCAAAAGcagggaaagagtgagtgtgtgtgtgtatgtgtgtgtgtgtgtgagagtgtgtgtgtgtgtgtgcgggagagaaggaggggtgggTAGACGGGGAAAGGAGAGCTGGTGGTTGTTCAACTGGTGCTTGGAGACTCTCACAGCAGGCAGGCTCTTGTCCTCACAGGATGCAGTCCAATTCACCTCACTCTactggtgccccccccccccccaccaccacacacacacacacacacacacacacaaaaatcacccTTTCTCCATCTTCCTTTTAAAGGCATGTTTTATGCAGACATTTTGATCTTTATTCATAAAGTAGCAACATATGTTTGTAAAGAACAGCGCTCTGTTCAGTATGCATCTGTGTGCCTATTTAACCTTGCACTGAATACATTTTTCTGTATGTTGCATGCAGCAAAGTCTTCATATGAAAGCAAAGGTCAGGCATATTCAAATGTTTCTATACTTTCCATGTATTTACAGTACCTTCTGTGAGCTGTTGTTTTGTGCATGCTGTGTCCTCCTTCTCGTGTTATCTGTGTGAAATCTCAGAAGCGCTGGAGTGCGTTTTAGCCCATCTCTGATGAACACACTCCAGTTTTTCTTCATTTTAGCTTGATATAATCTACAGCATTTAAGCCAATTCCACTCCCTCTCCCGAGACGGCATCAGGATCCTCACTAACGGCACTCGTGAAGGCTAACACCTGCCATTCCAATTACTCCACAGGCTGGCGTGTGGCGGATTGCCGCTGGGCTCAAAGACAAGGCTCGTGCGGCACACAGGGGAGCGTGTGGTGCGTGTACTGCTGTTTACAGGAGCGGCGCGCGGTGCGTTAGCTGCCGGCAGACTTCCTGTTTCTCCGTCTCAGGTAAGCGGCGCAGATGGAGCCTCTGCTGGTGCTTTCTGTCATccccgtcctctctctctctccctctctctctctctctctctctctccctctctctctctctctctctctctctctctctctctctcttttttatgttatgttgtgttcTGGGGCTTAATCAGGAGCCTGTCACCTAGCGCAGGTAACTAAATGTAAAGTCCCAGAGCAAACACGGCGTGacaggacagacagggagaTGATTAAACATGGAGGCGCTGGCGTAATCCCTGCCCCCTCATGCGCCCCTCATAATGACTTTCCAAATGCCTCTGAAAGGTTCACGGAGCTTTTGGCTTGGGGCAGATTTGAAATGTGATTATTGTCAGTTAGTATTCGGGCAGACAGCCATATGGCACAAATCTGGCCCAACCAATGATAATCTATAATTATCGTCCGTCATCGTGCTGTGTGATGAGTGCTTTAAAATGCAGCATCacatgatggtgatggtgcacATGTGGATTATTTCAGCCCCTCTGCCGCCCCGGCTTACGCTCCAAATGTGTTCATTTCACAGACAGATGCCTGCACAATTATGTGCCGGCATTCTGCAATTATACTCCCGTGTGAAGCTCCGTCTCAATATGCGGGGAACCTGACACGCGCCCACAGCTAAACACAGCAGGTCAAGCCGGACACACCAACCAACACGGGTGTGAAATCATCAACACTAAATTACCATGGAAAtggccaaaatgttcaatgaatTAGCGCTATGCAGGCCATACAGGTTTTTAGCAGTCAGGCCATAAAGAGCCTGGGAAGAGACACAATGAGATATTCAAGCCTGGAAGCAGCACTAGTTCTCTGTCCCTCCGGTATGCCTgccgtctccctccctccctccctccccccctccatccctccctccctccctccccccctccatctctgccgCTCCCATGTTAGTGAGGAAAGTGAGGACAAACAGATGGTGGAGCTGAACTGCCTGTTATCCGTCTCCTGTGCCGCACCTCGGCAGACGTGACCTCTTTATGAGACAATTATTCTTATTGTTGTTAGCGAGCACCTCGGGGAATAGGCCGATTGAGTCCAGCGCCGGGAAACGCCACTTAAatccaacccccccaacccccccaaccccacaccacccctcagTTTTCGATTTTGTGAGCCGGGGAAAATGGAGGGAAAAACAAGAACTCTGTGTTGTCTGATGCACTGTAGTTTTGGGAGTTGGAACCGTGTTGCCTGAACTTCAGAGCTGGGGAAGTACAAGTTTTGTGGTTGTGGTGGGGTGATACTGACGAGGGGGGGATTATGAGGTAAAGGTCAATGGCTCCTCTCACTCATCATGTACGATGAAGGCCGCGCTTCTCCAATAATGGCGAGGGGAAAAAACTCAATGAAGCTATTTAAGGGCCGCTGCCAGGTCTCTCTGATGAGCCCATCCACTCACACTAATGACGGCAGATTCGCCGCTGATTAATCATTGATCTCTGTGTTCGCTTTTGAGGCCCCCGTCCCCTCGGGCGCCATTCATTAATGCACTGCTCATAATATAGCTCTCACTGGCTCGCCTCTCGCTCGCCCCTCTCCGTTCCCCCGTCACTCATGCCAATTAAATGAGGTTAAGCTGCACTTTCGGCTGACATCAAAATGCTTTTTTGCCAAACGCTGTTTATTCAGGCACCCCACCAAAGTGTGTTTGACAAGGTGAGCATAGTTCATTACAGCCCAGTGGATCAGCAGACATGTCTTCTTTCTCCCCTCGCCGAGCCGTTACTCCCGATACTTAATCAGCCTTCACGCGTCTCAAATGGCCCGGTGTGCTCCAATCAGCAACAAGTGGTTTTCCGCTCAAGGTATAGGTCCGTCTCAGCTCGCTGAGCGAGAATTGAGATATCAGccgttatttctgtgtgtgtgtgtgtgtgtgtgtgtgtgtgtgtgtgtgtgtgtgagcagtggagTCGGGGCCCCCGCGGGCGCTGGGCACAGTGCGCACGTACATTCATCAGGTGTGAGACAGACTCCAAATGAGGCGCCCGCCGCACCGCCACGCTGACGGCATTCCAAGTGACGGGCGATCACGGGTCATGACGGACGAGCTTCGGAGGATGGCGTCTCGCTCACCtggctttatttatttgtttagtttaCTATTTGTTCAACGCAAGCCCTTGGTGCGCGACTCTAGCTTTCTGTCAGTGTAATGTGGCACGAGGGTATGgtgatggtgtggtgtggtgtggtgtggtgtggtgtggtgtgtgtgtgtgtgtgtgtgtgtgtgtgtgtgtggggggggggggggggggtagttgagAGGAGGAAGGGTTTATCGAGCTCTCTCAGCTGCCTAGCGCCGCGCACGGGCAGTTTGATTCACAGAGAGATTGGATTTGGTGGCGGATGCCTTCAGGAGAGGCGGCGGAGGCTCGGCGGAATCAAAGCGCCACCCGTGTGCGTTATCTGCGGGTGCCACCTGGTTGGCAGCCGCGCCAGCCACcggtttttttcttccttttcttttttctt encodes:
- the LOC134095713 gene encoding uncharacterized protein LOC134095713, translating into METLPLLMSVFLVCLGSSHPNPETVLVKEGDTAILGQPDTVLPSISNIYWFYHSNGRPTLIVNSVCFRGNISTFYYGEAKDRLQLDRHSGNLIIKSTKESNSGTYRMETEISTELDIELVIKLRVYVAVPMPVIYPKKKSSKTNCTVVCSVKNGREVMLSWSKGNVKFSNISSLNLSTNLSLPLYVGAEEKDWASYRCMASNLFSQSTTMLTYLCSSGSSNIGCFLSLFCCALLFFYMTLDAF